In a genomic window of Jaculus jaculus isolate mJacJac1 chromosome 8, mJacJac1.mat.Y.cur, whole genome shotgun sequence:
- the Snx21 gene encoding sorting nexin-21 translates to MASRLLHRLRHALASDGPGEAVAAGPEAEQFPESSELEDDDAEGLSSRLSGTLSFTSAEDDEDGEDDDDEAGHDSLPSGDGTSGEDAERSPPSDGQRGSQLLARQLQDFWKKSRNTLVPQRLLFEVTSANVVKDPPSKYVLYTFAVMGPGPPDRQPAQISRRYSDFERLHRNLQRQFRGLMAAISFPRKRLRRNFTAETIARRSRAFEQFLGHLQAVPELRHAPDLQDFFLLPELRRAQSLTCTGLYREAVALWANAWQLQVQLGNPFGPDRPLLTLAGLAVCHQELEDPGEARTCCEKALQLLGDKRHPFLAPFLEAHIRLSWRLGLDKRQSEAQLQALQEAGLTPTPPPSLKELLIKEVLE, encoded by the exons ATGGCCTCGCGGCTCCTGCACCGGCTGCGACACGCCCTGGCCAGCGATGGCCCCGGGGAGGCGGTGGCGGCGGGTCCCGAGGCCGAGCAGTTCCCCGAGAGCTCGGAGCTGGAGGACGACGACGCCGAGGGTCTGTCCTCCCGCCTCAGCGGCACCCTGAGCTTCACCAGCGCCGAGGACGACGAGGACGGCGAGGACGACGACGACGAGGCCGGCCACGACTCCTTGCCCTCCGGGGACGGGACGTCGGGAGAAGACGCAG AACGGAGCCCCCCATCTGATGGACAGCGAGGTAGTCAACTCCTGGCCCGGCAGCTGCAGGATTTCTGGAAGAAGTCCCGGAACACCCTAGTACCCCAGCGGCTGCTCTTTGAGGTGACCAGCGCCAATGTAGTCAAGGACCCTCCCTCCAAGTACGTG CTCTACACCTTCGCCGTGATGGGCCCAGGGCCACCAGATCGCCAGCCTGCTCAGATCTCTCGACGCTACTCTGACTTTGAGCGATTGCATCGAAACCTACAGCGGCAATTCCGGGGCCTCATGGCTGCCATCTCCTTTCCCCGTAAACGCCTGCGTCGGAACTTTACTGCAGAAACCATTGCCCGCCGTAGTCGAGCCTTCGAACAGTTTTTGGGTCACCTGCAGGCAGTACCTGAGCTACGCCATGCCCCAGACCTGCAGGACTTCTTTCTGCTGCCAGAGCTGCGGCGGGCACAGAGCCTCACCTGTACTGGCCTTTATCGTGAGGCTGTGGCACTCTGGGCCAATGCCTGGCAGCTACAGGTCCAGCTGGGCAACCCCTTTGGCCCAGACCGCCCCCTACTAACCTTGGCTGggctggctgtgtgccaccaagaGCTGGAGGACCCTGGGGAGGCCCGGACATGTTGTGAAAAGGCCCTGCAGCTGCTGGGAGACAAGAGACATCCTTTCCTTGCACCCTTTCTGGAGGCCCACATCCGGCTCTCCTGGCGCCTGGGTCTGGACAAACGCCAGTCGGAGGCCCAACTCCAGGCCTTGCAGGAAGCAGGCCttacccccaccccacctcctagCCTCAAGGAACTACTCATCAAAGAAGTGCTGGAGTAA
- the Acot8 gene encoding acyl-coenzyme A thioesterase 8 isoform X2 — MRISSGDPKVPVLYHVERTRTGASFSVRSVKAVQHGKPIFIFQASFQQMQPSPLQHQFSMPVVPPPEELLDHETLIDQYLRDPNLQEKYRVGLNRIAAQEVPIEIKLVNPPVLSQLQKLEPKQMFWVRARGYIGEGDIKMHCCVAAYISDYAFLGTALLPHQLKYKVHFMVSLDHSMWFHAPFRADHWMLYECESPWAGGSRGLVHGRLWRRDGVLAVSCAQEGVIRSKPRVSKSKL; from the exons GGGACCCAAAGGTGCCAGTGTTGTACCATGTGGAGCGAACACGAACAGGGGCTAGCTTCTCAGTGCGCTCTGTGAAGGCCGTGCAGCATGGCAAGCCCATCTTCATCTTCCAGGCTTCCTTCCAACAGATGCAGCCCAGCCCTCTACAGCACCAGTTTTCCATGCCTGTTGTACCGCCACCAGAAGAGCTGCTGGACCACGAAACTCTCATTGACCAATATTTAAG gGACCCTAACCTCCAAGAGAAGTACCGGGTGGGGCTGAACCGAATTGCTGCTCAGGAGGTACCTATTGAGATCAAGCTGGTCAACCCCCCAGTCCTGAGCCAGCTGCAGAAACTGGAGCCCAAACAGATGTTCTGGGTGCGTGCCCGGGGCTATATTG GGGAGGGCGACATCAAGATGCACTGCTGTGTGGCCGCTTATATCTCTGACTACGCCTTCTTGGGCACAGCACTGCTGCCCCACCAGTTGAAGTACAAGGTGCACTTCATGGTCTCGCTGGACCACTCCATGTGGTTCCATGCCCCCTTCCGAGCTGACCACTGGATGCTCTATGAGTGTGAAAGCCCCTGGGCTG GTGGTTCTCGAGGGCTGGTGCATGGGCGACTGTGGCGTCGGGATGGGGTCCTGGCTGTATCCTGTGCCCAGGAGGGCGTGATCCGGTCAAAGCCTAGGGTCTCAAAGAGCAAGCTATAG